A genomic region of Mycobacterium sp. Aquia_213 contains the following coding sequences:
- a CDS encoding thiocyanate hydrolase, whose protein sequence is MSTSEGVQTGADSTIAPLAKIVERNQVWSRMAAKHGVDNPTPPWKTSLDGICDALDQSACGPEVLGFVDRRNEEDTLSATVYAELPYPENRLVALAHSLLARGVIDESELEERMAAVRARLES, encoded by the coding sequence ATGAGTACCAGCGAAGGTGTGCAGACGGGCGCTGACTCCACGATCGCCCCGCTTGCGAAAATCGTTGAGCGAAACCAGGTCTGGAGCCGCATGGCGGCCAAACACGGAGTCGACAACCCGACACCCCCTTGGAAGACGAGCCTTGACGGCATTTGCGACGCGCTCGATCAAAGTGCCTGTGGCCCAGAGGTACTCGGCTTCGTCGACCGGCGCAACGAAGAGGACACCCTGTCGGCGACGGTGTATGCCGAACTGCCCTACCCGGAAAACCGATTGGTCGCGCTGGCTCATTCACTCTTGGCGCGTGGTGTGATCGACGAGTCCGAACTCGAAGAACGCATGGCAGCGGTGCGGGCCAGGCTCGAATCCTGA
- the scnC gene encoding thiocyanate hydrolase subunit gamma: protein MTDHDHDHDRTAAPMVDEITDFEVLEIALRELCIEKGIFTAEEHRRMTEYAEQIGPTPAAQLVARAWLDPAFKELVISDPLTASKEVGVDWLDPTGFGTPSDFTAFHVLVDTPTLHHVIVCTLCSCYPRPILGNSPEWYRTPNFRRRIVRWPRQVLAEFGLYLPEEVEIRVEDSNQKHRFMVMPVRPGGTEGWTEDQLAEIITRDCLIGVALPKAGVTTNAITETRPAIHPVDS from the coding sequence ATGACCGATCACGATCACGATCACGATCGCACCGCCGCGCCGATGGTGGACGAGATCACCGACTTCGAAGTCCTCGAGATCGCCCTTCGCGAATTGTGTATCGAGAAGGGAATTTTCACCGCGGAGGAACACCGCCGCATGACCGAATACGCCGAGCAGATCGGGCCGACTCCGGCGGCCCAGCTGGTGGCGCGGGCCTGGCTCGACCCCGCGTTCAAGGAGCTGGTGATTTCCGATCCGCTCACCGCGAGTAAGGAAGTCGGCGTCGACTGGCTGGACCCGACGGGTTTCGGCACGCCGAGCGACTTCACGGCCTTCCACGTGCTGGTGGATACGCCGACTCTGCACCACGTCATCGTGTGCACGTTGTGTTCCTGCTACCCGCGTCCGATTCTGGGTAATTCGCCCGAGTGGTACCGCACGCCCAATTTCCGCCGCCGCATCGTGCGCTGGCCGCGTCAAGTGCTCGCCGAATTCGGACTGTACCTACCCGAAGAGGTCGAGATTCGGGTGGAGGACTCCAACCAGAAGCACCGCTTCATGGTGATGCCCGTGCGCCCCGGGGGGACCGAAGGCTGGACCGAGGACCAGCTGGCCGAAATCATCACCCGCGACTGCCTGATCGGTGTGGCACTGCCCAAAGCCGGAGTGACGACGAACGCGATCACCGAAACCCGGCCGGCGATCCATCCGGTCGACAGCTGA
- a CDS encoding SH3-like domain-containing protein produces the protein MATPLDRVTHLDLVARLKSAYPDLPDAPTPDLIDHERFTAYAKTPHDVGGEPDAPIAWENKQYEIWEENTYIMCEVLGWRGIWLSEERRRMGNVDLGRAIYLGLPYYVRWLLAVVRVLVEKHHIGLSELAERMVEVKARYDGGLQGKPLEAKPKFEGDPATVTRNEHHIHAVGKGDPQIFAGQAGEPKFRVGDQVLVKDLPILLYTRTQEYVRGAKGEIAVVTYESPAAEDETWAGPDQKPEWFYIVRFNLSELWHGYTGPTNDTLQTEIPERWLEAVERTSA, from the coding sequence ATGGCGACTCCGTTGGACCGGGTAACCCATCTCGACCTGGTGGCTCGGCTGAAGTCCGCGTACCCCGATCTTCCCGACGCACCAACGCCGGATCTCATCGACCACGAGCGCTTCACGGCCTATGCCAAGACGCCCCATGACGTCGGTGGGGAGCCGGACGCCCCCATCGCATGGGAGAACAAGCAATACGAGATCTGGGAAGAGAACACCTACATCATGTGTGAGGTGCTCGGCTGGCGCGGAATCTGGCTGTCGGAGGAACGACGCCGGATGGGCAATGTCGACCTGGGCCGCGCCATCTATCTGGGTCTGCCCTACTACGTGCGCTGGTTGCTCGCGGTGGTGCGTGTCCTCGTCGAGAAACACCACATCGGGCTGAGCGAGCTGGCCGAACGCATGGTCGAGGTGAAGGCCCGCTACGACGGCGGGTTGCAGGGTAAGCCCTTGGAGGCCAAGCCGAAATTCGAAGGCGACCCGGCCACGGTCACGCGCAATGAACACCACATCCACGCCGTCGGCAAGGGCGACCCGCAGATCTTTGCCGGACAGGCCGGCGAGCCGAAGTTCCGGGTCGGCGACCAAGTCCTCGTGAAGGACCTGCCCATCCTGCTCTATACCCGTACCCAGGAATACGTGCGGGGCGCAAAAGGCGAGATCGCCGTCGTCACATACGAAAGCCCCGCCGCCGAGGACGAGACCTGGGCCGGGCCCGATCAAAAACCCGAGTGGTTCTACATCGTTCGGTTCAACCTCTCGGAGCTCTGGCACGGCTACACCGGTCCCACCAATGACACGTTGCAAACCGAGATCCCGGAGCGGTGGCTCGAAGCGGTCGAAAGGACCTCAGCATGA
- a CDS encoding enoyl-CoA hydratase-related protein has product MERRELEAVIYEREPPIARIILNRVDKANTKDAVLVTEVDNCLHEADRDSEIKVVILKANGKGFCGGHVARWGPDENPYPDFGNTFEDLYKGTADLFLWPTLYLWEFPKPTISQIHGYCMGGGIYLGLLTDFCVASDDAYFQMPLAQSLGEPGGHTMIEPWLLMNWHRTMDWLLLAPTLSAQQALDWGLLNRVVPREDLEDTVEEMARKIAQIPLTTLMAVKNNVKRAWELMGMRVHLQVSHILTNMVGAATDVQARRAELLQSGMKPRDFVDRDEKDRDRT; this is encoded by the coding sequence ATGGAGCGGCGTGAGCTCGAAGCGGTCATCTATGAACGCGAACCGCCGATTGCGCGGATCATTTTGAATCGGGTCGACAAGGCCAATACCAAGGACGCCGTCCTCGTCACGGAAGTCGACAATTGCCTGCACGAGGCGGACCGCGACAGCGAGATCAAGGTGGTCATCCTCAAGGCCAACGGCAAGGGCTTCTGCGGCGGCCACGTGGCGCGCTGGGGGCCCGACGAAAACCCTTATCCGGATTTCGGAAACACCTTCGAGGACCTGTACAAAGGCACCGCCGACCTGTTTCTGTGGCCCACGCTGTACCTGTGGGAGTTCCCCAAGCCGACGATCTCCCAGATTCACGGCTATTGCATGGGGGGCGGGATCTATCTCGGGCTGTTGACCGACTTCTGCGTGGCGTCCGACGATGCGTATTTCCAGATGCCGCTTGCCCAAAGCCTCGGAGAACCCGGCGGGCACACCATGATTGAACCGTGGTTGCTGATGAATTGGCATCGCACCATGGACTGGTTGTTGCTGGCGCCCACGCTGTCCGCCCAGCAAGCCCTCGATTGGGGGCTGCTGAATAGGGTGGTGCCGCGAGAAGACCTGGAGGACACGGTCGAGGAGATGGCGCGCAAGATCGCCCAAATCCCGTTGACCACACTGATGGCGGTGAAGAACAACGTCAAGCGCGCATGGGAGTTGATGGGTATGCGCGTGCACCTTCAGGTCAGCCACATCCTGACCAACATGGTCGGCGCCGCCACCGATGTTCAGGCGCGGCGCGCCGAACTTCTGCAATCGGGCATGAAGCCACGCGATTTCGTCGACCGCGACGAAAAGGATCGCGATCGAACGTGA